One window of Candidatus Tiamatella incendiivivens genomic DNA carries:
- the ppsA gene encoding pyruvate, water dikinase, translated as MEYDKPFILWLENVDSTKHDLAGGKAVGLGENIKAGIPVPPGFVVTSEAYRSFILETELTQRIQSILKEEIKSGLPDEYERASARIRSLIMRSTIPPSIVAAVKQAYRKLGKIIGIDNPRVAVRSSATVEDLPEASFAGQQETYLNVQGEEEVMEHVKMAWASLWTARVLSYRDSLNIEHESALMAVVVEKMVNSRTSGVMFTIHPVSGDPSQIVIESIWGLGEYIVEGKVTPDEFVLDKDTLETIEERISTEKRIGLFYDPDSRSNVEVKIPSTPEELEALKKRYPKIAKTIEELDIKPDEPSLKEDEIKQLGELGLRIEEVFGRHMDVEWAIDFEMKENNLFILQARPETYWSRRRKEPVEEEEIEPGAAEVLVRGIPASPGIAIGKVKVAFKADDASKLMEKGDILVTRMTDPDWVPYMKIAGAIVTDEGGMTAHAAIVSRELGIPAIVGSGNATEALKTGMLVTVDGTQGVVYKGKVKARKEVRPGVEHGVEVTGTLSPEVMREIYPITATKIYMNLGQPQEIDRYLHLPFDGIGLMRIEFIISDWIGYHPIYLIDQGRGVYFVDKLAEGIAKVARPLYPRPVVVRFSDFKSNEYRKLKGGEKYEPEDERNPMLGWRGVSRYASKEYEPAFRLEVRAIKKVRDEWGLKNVWVMFPFVRNTWELRKALKIMEDEGLERRHDFKVWIMSEVPSTVILAEDFSRMVDGFSVGSNDLTQLILGVDRDSGRLFKMGYFDERDPAVMKAIEALTNIAHKYGRTVSICGQAPSVYPEVVEYLVRIGVDSISVNPDAVVRVRRHVASLEKKMVLDLLRGKA; from the coding sequence TTGGAATACGATAAACCCTTCATATTGTGGCTTGAGAACGTGGACTCCACAAAGCACGACTTAGCTGGAGGAAAGGCCGTAGGATTAGGGGAGAACATTAAAGCGGGAATACCTGTTCCACCAGGCTTCGTTGTCACCAGTGAAGCTTACAGATCCTTTATCCTTGAAACCGAGCTTACCCAGAGAATACAGTCCATCCTAAAGGAAGAGATAAAGAGTGGCCTACCAGATGAATATGAGAGAGCATCAGCTAGAATCCGTAGCCTGATTATGAGGAGCACCATTCCCCCAAGTATTGTAGCCGCGGTAAAACAGGCATACAGGAAACTAGGTAAGATTATTGGAATAGATAACCCGAGAGTAGCAGTGAGGAGTAGTGCAACAGTGGAGGATCTACCTGAAGCTAGCTTCGCTGGCCAACAAGAGACATACCTTAACGTCCAGGGAGAAGAAGAAGTCATGGAGCATGTTAAAATGGCATGGGCAAGTTTATGGACAGCACGAGTACTAAGTTATAGGGATTCCTTAAATATCGAACACGAGTCAGCCTTAATGGCTGTAGTTGTTGAAAAAATGGTAAACAGTAGAACTAGCGGAGTAATGTTTACAATACACCCTGTCTCAGGCGATCCCTCTCAAATAGTTATCGAGTCGATATGGGGGCTTGGAGAGTATATTGTAGAAGGTAAAGTAACACCAGACGAATTCGTTTTAGATAAGGATACGCTGGAAACTATAGAAGAGAGAATTAGTACAGAGAAAAGAATAGGACTCTTCTACGACCCAGATTCTAGGTCAAATGTAGAAGTAAAAATACCGTCAACACCCGAAGAACTAGAAGCATTAAAAAAACGGTATCCCAAAATAGCCAAGACAATAGAGGAGCTCGACATAAAACCTGATGAGCCTAGCCTAAAAGAAGATGAGATAAAACAACTAGGTGAACTAGGACTACGTATAGAAGAAGTGTTCGGCAGGCATATGGATGTAGAATGGGCTATTGATTTTGAGATGAAAGAGAATAACTTATTCATACTACAAGCAAGGCCGGAAACCTATTGGAGTCGAAGGAGAAAAGAACCCGTAGAAGAAGAGGAAATAGAGCCTGGAGCAGCTGAAGTCCTTGTCAGAGGGATACCTGCAAGTCCAGGTATAGCTATAGGTAAAGTGAAGGTAGCTTTTAAAGCGGATGATGCATCCAAACTAATGGAGAAGGGGGATATATTAGTAACGAGAATGACTGATCCAGACTGGGTTCCGTATATGAAGATCGCTGGAGCAATAGTGACAGATGAAGGTGGAATGACAGCGCATGCAGCAATAGTGTCGCGAGAATTAGGGATACCCGCCATTGTTGGTAGTGGGAATGCGACGGAAGCCCTTAAAACAGGGATGCTAGTTACTGTGGATGGAACGCAAGGAGTAGTCTATAAGGGCAAGGTGAAAGCTAGGAAAGAGGTAAGGCCGGGAGTAGAACATGGTGTAGAGGTAACTGGAACACTCAGCCCAGAGGTAATGAGGGAAATCTACCCTATAACGGCGACTAAAATTTACATGAACCTAGGTCAGCCCCAGGAGATTGATAGATACCTGCATCTACCATTCGATGGAATAGGGCTCATGAGGATAGAGTTCATAATATCAGACTGGATAGGTTATCATCCAATTTATCTAATAGACCAAGGGAGAGGAGTATACTTCGTAGACAAGCTGGCGGAGGGAATAGCAAAAGTGGCTAGACCCTTATACCCTAGGCCTGTGGTTGTGAGATTCAGCGACTTCAAGAGCAATGAATACAGGAAACTGAAGGGAGGAGAAAAATACGAGCCGGAAGACGAGAGGAACCCCATGCTAGGATGGAGAGGAGTATCGAGATATGCGTCAAAGGAATACGAACCAGCTTTCCGCTTGGAAGTCCGTGCAATAAAGAAAGTGAGAGATGAATGGGGGTTGAAGAATGTTTGGGTAATGTTCCCCTTCGTGAGAAACACCTGGGAGCTAAGGAAAGCATTAAAGATCATGGAGGATGAAGGGCTTGAGAGAAGGCATGACTTTAAAGTATGGATCATGAGCGAGGTACCGAGCACTGTAATTCTAGCAGAAGACTTCTCGAGAATGGTAGACGGATTCAGTGTAGGAAGCAACGATCTGACTCAGCTAATACTAGGAGTAGACAGAGATTCGGGTAGGCTGTTTAAAATGGGGTACTTCGACGAGAGAGACCCGGCTGTAATGAAGGCCATCGAGGCTTTGACCAACATTGCACATAAATACGGTAGAACTGTAAGCATCTGCGGTCAGGCGCCAAGTGTTTACCCAGAAGTAGTAGAATACCTTGTAAGAATAGGTGTAGACAGTATCAGCGTCAATCCAGATGCGGTGGTAAGAGTCAGACGCCACGTAGCAAGCTTGGAGAAGAAGATGGTGCTCGACCTCCTTAGAGGGAAAGCCTAA
- the hisS gene encoding histidine--tRNA ligase, with product MYEGERPKGFRDIPPRLMIVRKKVISIIEKVFQSFGFDPIETPAIEYWETLAGKYGDEAENRLIWRFQDPLSNRWYALRYDLTVPLARYIKSHQDIPMPFKRYHIAPVWRHEEPQRGRFREFYQCDADIVGSQYPEADAEVIDLAIKAIDSIGFAEYTFRVNDRRLLSGIFEEDIGVDNPLPVYRVIDKLDKIGEEEVRKELHNIMSESVVEKIMTAISLRGNPSEVLQEMRVKYGRNESIVETLDYLEEMFNLVKDPRVTLDLSLVRGLDYYTGPIFEVFLEKPRIGAVAGGGRYDNLIGMFMKRSIPATGISLGLERLIDAVMDLGFIKDDKESYTEAYVVYLKPELIWKAWEIANELRNAGIPTRVDLIRGSPKKQAKRANRLGVRYIVYIGEKEIKENTITVYDTVTGERSEHALEEFIGGPAGGR from the coding sequence TTGTACGAAGGTGAAAGACCTAAGGGGTTTAGAGACATCCCGCCGCGACTCATGATAGTCAGGAAGAAAGTGATCTCAATAATAGAGAAAGTTTTCCAGTCATTCGGATTCGACCCTATAGAAACGCCTGCAATAGAATATTGGGAGACGCTGGCCGGTAAATACGGTGACGAAGCTGAAAACAGGCTAATATGGAGATTCCAAGACCCTCTTAGCAATAGATGGTATGCTCTAAGATACGATTTAACAGTCCCTCTGGCAAGGTACATAAAATCGCATCAGGACATCCCCATGCCATTCAAAAGGTATCACATAGCACCAGTATGGAGACATGAAGAACCTCAAAGGGGAAGGTTCAGAGAATTCTACCAGTGTGACGCAGACATAGTAGGAAGCCAATACCCTGAGGCCGATGCAGAAGTCATAGATCTAGCGATAAAAGCAATAGATTCTATAGGATTCGCTGAATACACTTTCAGGGTCAATGACAGAAGACTTCTCTCAGGCATATTCGAGGAAGATATAGGTGTAGATAACCCCCTACCGGTTTACAGGGTAATAGATAAACTGGATAAAATTGGTGAAGAAGAGGTTCGGAAAGAGCTTCATAACATTATGAGTGAATCTGTGGTCGAAAAGATTATGACAGCCATAAGCCTAAGGGGGAATCCCTCTGAAGTACTCCAAGAAATGAGGGTGAAATACGGTAGAAACGAGAGCATAGTGGAAACGCTGGATTATCTAGAAGAAATGTTTAACCTCGTCAAGGATCCGAGAGTAACTCTAGACTTAAGCTTAGTCAGGGGATTAGACTATTACACTGGACCCATCTTCGAAGTTTTCCTGGAGAAACCTAGGATAGGTGCTGTAGCAGGAGGAGGGAGATATGATAATCTTATTGGAATGTTTATGAAGAGAAGCATTCCCGCTACTGGGATAAGCCTAGGACTAGAACGGCTTATCGATGCCGTAATGGACTTGGGGTTCATAAAAGACGATAAAGAATCATATACAGAAGCCTATGTTGTATACCTGAAGCCTGAGTTAATATGGAAAGCATGGGAGATAGCAAATGAATTGAGAAATGCAGGGATACCTACAAGAGTTGACTTGATAAGGGGTTCTCCGAAAAAGCAGGCCAAAAGAGCGAACAGGCTTGGTGTTAGATATATAGTTTACATAGGAGAGAAAGAAATTAAGGAGAATACTATAACGGTATATGATACGGTTACAGGAGAACGTAGCGAGCATGCTTTAGAAGAATTTATAGGAGGGCCCGCCGGAGGCAGGTAA
- a CDS encoding aldehyde ferredoxin oxidoreductase family protein has translation MSGWHGKILWINLTKREIKKWEYPGLWARNYFGGRGLAARILWEYLPPGADPLGPYNLLIMAVGPLTGQPLPSSGKLQIATKSPLTGGYGDGNVGTQASVELRKAGWDAIVFEGKSEKPVYLYLEDGKAELFPADNLWGIDTFESEKKLKERHGRNVGVLQIGPGGEHLVRFATVLSQEGRSGGRPGIGAVMGSKKLKAVVVKGTGKIPAVDSMELRKLGAQAFNDIRKAKAYEFWMRQGTMMTVQWAQEVSVLPTYNFTEGVFDDYKGIDGFMLEKLKVYQRGCPNCNMPCGNVVEDEEKEWSELDYENVAMLGSNIGLGDLSKVAVLNKTADKLGVDTISLGSVLAFATEASQKGLLDEKLEWGDYEKYKQIVHDIIYRKGIGALLSLGTRRAAEILGKDSIEFAIQVKGLETSAYDCHAAPGMALAYGTSPIGAHHKDAWAISWEVQTNRWSYNREKAAKVIELQRIRGGLFESFVACRLPWVEVGLNINYYPKFLKASTGITYTWDDLYTIADRVYALIRALWIREYKTWSREMDMPPAKWFKKPYTKGPLAGSHLDYEKYNQLLNYYYEIRGWDSRGVPTKETLERLGLGFTIPILEEIARLN, from the coding sequence ATGTCAGGATGGCATGGGAAGATCTTATGGATAAATCTAACTAAACGCGAGATTAAAAAATGGGAATACCCGGGTCTTTGGGCCCGTAACTATTTCGGAGGCAGAGGCCTAGCAGCCAGGATTCTATGGGAGTATCTTCCCCCGGGAGCTGATCCACTAGGACCTTACAACCTCCTTATAATGGCTGTGGGACCACTCACTGGACAACCCTTACCGAGCAGTGGTAAACTTCAGATAGCTACTAAAAGCCCGTTGACAGGGGGTTATGGTGACGGAAACGTGGGAACACAGGCTTCCGTAGAGCTCAGGAAGGCAGGCTGGGATGCCATAGTATTCGAAGGCAAATCAGAGAAGCCAGTGTATTTATATTTGGAAGACGGTAAAGCAGAGCTTTTCCCTGCAGATAATCTCTGGGGTATAGATACATTCGAATCAGAGAAGAAGCTGAAAGAACGGCATGGAAGGAACGTTGGTGTGTTACAGATTGGTCCTGGAGGAGAGCACCTTGTCCGATTCGCAACTGTGCTAAGCCAGGAAGGCAGGAGTGGTGGAAGGCCGGGAATAGGCGCCGTCATGGGATCCAAGAAGCTGAAGGCTGTAGTTGTTAAAGGTACGGGTAAAATACCGGCAGTAGACTCTATGGAGCTTAGGAAGCTAGGTGCACAGGCTTTCAATGATATAAGGAAAGCAAAAGCCTATGAATTCTGGATGCGGCAAGGTACAATGATGACTGTCCAATGGGCTCAAGAGGTAAGCGTTCTTCCTACATATAACTTCACTGAAGGAGTATTCGATGATTACAAAGGGATTGATGGATTCATGTTGGAAAAACTGAAAGTATACCAGAGAGGATGTCCTAACTGTAACATGCCTTGTGGAAATGTTGTCGAGGATGAAGAGAAGGAGTGGAGTGAACTGGACTATGAAAACGTTGCAATGCTAGGTAGTAACATAGGGCTAGGTGATCTGAGTAAGGTTGCAGTACTGAATAAAACAGCTGACAAGCTCGGAGTTGATACCATAAGCTTAGGTAGTGTACTAGCATTCGCCACAGAAGCAAGTCAAAAGGGATTACTTGATGAAAAACTGGAATGGGGGGACTATGAGAAGTACAAGCAGATCGTACATGACATAATCTATAGGAAAGGCATCGGAGCGTTACTCTCATTGGGAACAAGGAGAGCGGCTGAAATTCTCGGAAAGGATAGCATTGAATTCGCCATACAGGTGAAAGGACTTGAAACCTCTGCATACGACTGCCATGCAGCTCCAGGTATGGCATTAGCCTATGGTACGAGTCCCATCGGAGCACACCACAAGGACGCTTGGGCTATAAGCTGGGAAGTGCAAACAAACAGATGGAGCTATAACAGGGAGAAAGCAGCGAAAGTTATAGAGTTACAGAGAATAAGGGGCGGCTTATTTGAGAGCTTCGTAGCCTGTCGTCTGCCCTGGGTAGAGGTAGGATTAAACATCAACTATTACCCTAAATTCCTAAAGGCATCAACAGGTATAACCTATACATGGGATGACCTCTACACTATAGCTGACAGAGTTTACGCTCTAATAAGAGCGCTATGGATAAGGGAATACAAGACCTGGAGTAGAGAAATGGATATGCCTCCAGCCAAATGGTTCAAGAAACCCTATACCAAGGGACCACTAGCTGGAAGCCACCTGGACTATGAGAAATACAACCAACTACTCAACTACTACTATGAAATAAGAGGCTGGGACAGCAGAGGCGTCCCGACCAAAGAGACGCTTGAACGTCTAGGACTAGGTTTCACGATCCCCATCCTCGAGGAAATTGCAAGGTTAAACTAA
- a CDS encoding HAD-IB family phosphatase, which produces MGSKKIKLVLFDVDGVLVDCKSSWQVIHELLGVRDEADIGSRLYMEGIIDYLGWMRHDTGLWVRGKRVHISDLRRAFEKIEVKHEAVEASRLLHRMGFIIGLVSAGIDLLVGRVAEEIGADIWVANKLSYDKRGYLVEGGAPLVPAERKDVTVRRIMGELDVKSSETAFIGDSVWDIPAFLVVGLPIGYGNDAKIRSYVKYVIRDLRELPGILASYDM; this is translated from the coding sequence ATGGGTAGTAAGAAGATTAAGCTTGTTTTATTTGACGTTGATGGTGTGCTTGTTGACTGTAAGAGTAGTTGGCAAGTAATACATGAGCTTTTAGGAGTTAGAGATGAAGCTGATATTGGCAGTAGGCTCTATATGGAAGGAATTATTGACTACTTAGGATGGATGCGGCATGATACAGGTTTATGGGTCAGGGGGAAGCGTGTTCATATAAGTGATCTAAGGAGGGCTTTCGAGAAAATTGAGGTTAAACATGAGGCCGTAGAGGCTTCCCGTCTTCTACATAGAATGGGTTTCATCATAGGTTTGGTAAGTGCTGGTATAGATCTTTTGGTTGGTAGAGTTGCTGAAGAAATCGGTGCTGATATCTGGGTTGCCAACAAGTTATCATACGATAAGAGGGGTTATTTAGTTGAGGGTGGTGCACCCTTGGTTCCTGCTGAACGGAAGGATGTTACTGTGAGGAGGATTATGGGCGAGCTCGACGTTAAGTCCTCTGAGACCGCTTTCATAGGGGATTCAGTATGGGATATCCCCGCATTCCTTGTAGTAGGGCTACCTATTGGTTACGGTAATGATGCCAAGATTAGATCTTATGTGAAATATGTTATCAGGGATCTTAGGGAGCTCCCCGGTATTCTAGCAAGTTATGATATGTGA
- the sufC gene encoding Fe-S cluster assembly ATPase SufC produces MLGIENLTVEVEGKTILENLDLNLNKGELHAVMGPNGSGKSTLAYTIAGKEGYKVKDGRILLGGEDITGLEPEERALKGIFLGFQEPPALPGIKLSALVIAALNKRRGGRDLTKLTNMRDYKAILEGLEKVGLSKSYALREANVGFSGGEKKRAEIFQATLLDPKIIILDEPDSGLDVEGVATIAEIIGELRNQGKGLLVITHYARIFKHIKPDRVSILYNGRIVATGGGDLAHKIDDEGYKSFANQR; encoded by the coding sequence GTGCTTGGCATTGAAAACTTAACCGTAGAAGTGGAGGGGAAAACAATACTTGAAAACCTAGACTTAAACCTAAACAAAGGAGAGTTACATGCAGTCATGGGCCCCAACGGATCGGGGAAATCCACACTAGCCTACACAATAGCGGGGAAAGAAGGATACAAAGTGAAGGATGGTAGAATACTATTAGGCGGAGAAGATATAACAGGGCTTGAACCCGAAGAAAGGGCTCTCAAGGGAATATTTCTAGGATTCCAGGAACCCCCTGCTCTGCCAGGAATTAAACTATCGGCTCTTGTAATAGCAGCATTAAACAAGAGAAGGGGGGGAAGAGATCTAACTAAACTAACCAATATGAGAGACTATAAGGCTATCCTCGAAGGCCTCGAGAAAGTGGGTCTTTCGAAATCTTATGCGCTGAGAGAGGCCAATGTAGGTTTCAGTGGGGGAGAGAAAAAGAGGGCAGAAATATTTCAGGCAACACTTCTTGATCCCAAAATCATTATTCTAGATGAGCCGGATTCAGGGTTAGACGTAGAGGGTGTAGCTACTATAGCAGAAATAATAGGAGAGCTCCGTAACCAAGGGAAAGGCCTTTTAGTTATAACCCACTATGCAAGAATATTCAAACACATCAAACCAGACAGGGTATCAATACTATATAATGGTAGAATAGTTGCAACAGGCGGAGGAGATTTAGCTCACAAAATAGATGACGAGGGGTATAAGAGCTTTGCAAATCAACGGTGA
- the sufB gene encoding Fe-S cluster assembly protein SufB: protein MTTDETRDLLSAYSPEDVLGYAKPVKTSLVIKGKLSRSTVEEISKAKKEPGWMTRLRLKALELFEKLPTPNWVIGVEEIDIEELAYYVKPDIKKPAASYEDLPPEIRDYYERLGIPEMEAKFLSGVTFQFESETVYHKAREILEKKGVIMLPMEEAVHKYPELVKQYFSKVYPMADHKFAALHYALWSGGAFVYIPLGVKVREPIEAFFLIGQSLEGQFEHTVIVAEENSFLHFIEGCSAPMLKHYSFHDGAVELYAHRGSTIKFTTIQNWSKNVVNFNNKRGITEENARIDWIEGGLGSKITYTYPSTVLKGANSSSSSIVIQMSKGPYVKDSGSKMYHLASNTRSKIINKSISVDGGVNIYRGLVKINKGAVNSKSHVECQSLILDDHSYAYTYPHNQVEEPSATVTHEATTGRIGEEQLFYLRQRGLTEEEATSLLAIGFIEDVMKDMPFEYVNILRKVIEIEFSKVGGLG, encoded by the coding sequence TTGACGACAGATGAAACTAGAGATCTTCTATCCGCCTACTCGCCAGAAGATGTGCTTGGATACGCTAAGCCTGTTAAAACCTCTCTAGTTATAAAGGGAAAACTATCGAGAAGTACTGTGGAAGAGATTTCAAAAGCGAAAAAAGAACCCGGCTGGATGACCAGGCTGAGGCTTAAAGCACTAGAATTATTCGAGAAACTCCCCACTCCAAACTGGGTTATAGGAGTAGAAGAAATAGATATAGAGGAACTAGCTTATTATGTGAAGCCGGATATCAAGAAGCCAGCAGCATCGTATGAGGATCTTCCCCCGGAGATTAGGGATTACTATGAGAGACTGGGTATACCTGAGATGGAGGCAAAGTTCCTTTCAGGTGTGACATTCCAGTTTGAAAGCGAGACCGTTTACCATAAAGCTAGGGAGATTCTTGAGAAGAAAGGAGTCATAATGCTTCCTATGGAAGAGGCGGTTCACAAGTATCCCGAACTCGTGAAACAATATTTCAGTAAGGTCTATCCTATGGCTGATCACAAGTTTGCCGCTCTCCACTATGCTTTATGGAGCGGTGGAGCCTTCGTATACATACCGTTGGGAGTTAAGGTAAGAGAGCCTATTGAAGCGTTTTTCCTCATAGGCCAAAGCTTGGAAGGACAATTCGAGCATACCGTAATAGTCGCAGAGGAAAACAGTTTCCTACACTTTATAGAGGGATGCAGTGCTCCAATGCTGAAGCATTACAGTTTCCACGACGGTGCTGTAGAATTATACGCGCATAGAGGAAGTACAATAAAGTTTACTACAATACAGAACTGGAGTAAGAACGTAGTAAACTTCAATAATAAGAGAGGAATAACAGAAGAGAACGCGAGGATAGACTGGATAGAAGGTGGGTTAGGGAGTAAGATAACGTACACTTATCCCAGCACGGTATTAAAAGGAGCTAACAGTTCTTCTTCAAGTATAGTTATACAAATGTCCAAAGGCCCTTATGTGAAGGATAGCGGGTCTAAAATGTACCACTTGGCCTCGAATACGAGGAGTAAGATAATTAACAAGAGTATAAGCGTCGACGGAGGAGTAAACATTTACAGAGGGCTCGTAAAAATTAATAAAGGAGCGGTAAACTCTAAAAGCCACGTTGAGTGTCAGAGCCTTATACTAGATGACCACAGCTATGCCTATACATACCCTCATAACCAAGTAGAAGAACCGTCTGCTACTGTAACACACGAAGCTACAACTGGGCGAATAGGGGAGGAACAACTCTTCTACCTTAGGCAGCGTGGCCTAACCGAGGAAGAGGCAACCAGTCTCCTCGCTATAGGGTTCATAGAGGATGTAATGAAAGACATGCCCTTCGAATATGTAAATATTCTACGTAAGGTGATAGAAATTGAGTTCAGTAAAGTCGGAGGCCTCGGATAA
- a CDS encoding SufD family Fe-S cluster assembly protein translates to MSSVKSEASDKPLVNLRISELKSLADSIQVQKYGDSPTIKHYTNWNKLLKIRDAEKATRSVQGVLNRVLKASIILKPGDVSIDNDANAYTSLLSNSGDYEWKIPVENKLQAIHSYKWYQGASIRLSDEKEVSMYLSPGDGYVGYHVEINVEDNSNANILLGIDNSVKSSLHSSSILLNIGSNSQVFITTIEKSGGPTYHYKYVRIGRGSKVNSRILSSGGNMTRLREDYLLEGCKGVALIRGSSVSKVNERLDLIINTIHRAPSTLSEVKTRGIVSGESIVAHRGVAKVHKTAEWSSVDVESFLYITSNKARAYSVPVLEVDTGIVDSARHSTAVTNIPSDIEFYLRQRGFSRSDIIRLISLGLLEIVTEKPELSGLEKVYL, encoded by the coding sequence TTGAGTTCAGTAAAGTCGGAGGCCTCGGATAAACCTCTCGTTAACCTAAGAATAAGCGAGCTAAAATCTCTCGCTGATTCCATACAGGTGCAAAAGTACGGTGACTCTCCAACCATAAAACACTACACTAATTGGAACAAGTTGCTTAAGATAAGAGATGCAGAGAAAGCAACTAGGAGTGTTCAAGGGGTTCTCAATAGAGTTCTTAAAGCATCCATTATCCTTAAACCCGGGGATGTATCTATAGATAACGATGCTAATGCATACACTTCCCTTTTATCGAATAGCGGTGATTATGAGTGGAAAATCCCTGTCGAGAACAAGCTGCAGGCTATACACTCGTATAAATGGTATCAAGGGGCTTCCATTAGACTGAGCGATGAAAAAGAGGTTTCTATGTATCTTTCGCCAGGAGACGGTTATGTAGGATATCATGTTGAAATCAATGTTGAGGATAATTCCAATGCGAATATATTATTGGGGATAGATAACTCGGTAAAGTCGAGCCTTCATTCCTCAAGCATTCTATTAAATATAGGTTCAAACTCGCAAGTCTTCATTACCACAATAGAGAAAAGCGGAGGACCGACTTATCATTACAAGTACGTTAGAATAGGTAGAGGTAGTAAAGTCAACTCCAGAATCCTTTCAAGCGGCGGGAATATGACGAGGCTTAGGGAAGACTACTTGCTTGAAGGCTGTAAGGGTGTTGCACTAATTAGAGGATCAAGTGTTTCAAAAGTAAATGAAAGGCTTGATCTCATAATTAATACTATACACAGAGCTCCCTCTACGTTGAGTGAAGTGAAAACTAGGGGGATAGTGTCTGGAGAATCTATTGTAGCCCACAGAGGAGTAGCTAAAGTGCATAAAACAGCAGAATGGTCTAGTGTTGATGTTGAGAGCTTCCTCTACATCACGTCTAATAAAGCTAGAGCGTACAGCGTCCCAGTATTAGAGGTGGATACAGGTATTGTTGACTCCGCTAGACACTCCACAGCTGTAACGAATATTCCAAGTGATATAGAATTCTACCTCAGGCAAAGGGGGTTCTCTAGAAGCGATATTATTAGACTAATATCTCTGGGATTACTTGAAATCGTTACGGAAAAGCCGGAGTTAAGTGGATTAGAAAAAGTTTACCTGTAG
- a CDS encoding NADP-dependent isocitrate dehydrogenase — translation MSKIPCTPEEIKLPAEGELIKFENGHYVVPDKPIIAYIEGDGIGPEIVNHSINVINAAVEKAYGGKRKIIWYELAAGEKAKQLCGELLPKGTLEGIKVTKLAAKGPLTTPIGGGYRSLNVAIRMALDLYANIRPVRFYGQPAPSKYADKVDFIIFRENTEDLYRGIEWEMGTTEALKIIEFVKKEFGVEIRNDSGVGIKPISEFATKRLMRKALQWAIKNKIPTVTIMHKGNIMKYTEGAFMRWAYEVAVNEFRDHIVTEDELRDKYNWQMPEGKIVVNDRIADNMLQQIITRPWDYKMIVAPNINGDYISDEANALVGGIGMAAGLNAGDEQAVAEPVHGTAPKYAGKDVANPTAELLSMSHMISQLMDWKEVGHLVEEALRKAIKDKKVTQDLTRHMPGVTPLKASEYTDVLTGYIEEMEL, via the coding sequence ATGTCTAAGATACCGTGTACACCGGAAGAGATTAAGTTACCTGCTGAGGGTGAACTGATAAAATTTGAAAATGGACACTACGTAGTTCCCGACAAACCAATAATAGCCTACATTGAAGGAGACGGCATAGGACCTGAAATCGTTAATCACAGCATTAATGTGATCAATGCAGCTGTAGAGAAAGCTTACGGAGGCAAAAGAAAGATTATATGGTATGAATTAGCGGCTGGTGAAAAAGCTAAACAACTCTGCGGCGAGCTACTGCCAAAGGGAACCCTTGAAGGGATTAAGGTAACGAAACTAGCTGCAAAAGGACCGCTGACCACACCAATCGGCGGAGGATACAGAAGCCTTAACGTCGCGATTAGAATGGCCCTCGATCTATATGCTAACATTAGGCCTGTAAGATTCTACGGGCAGCCTGCTCCTAGCAAGTACGCTGACAAGGTTGACTTTATCATATTCAGAGAAAACACAGAGGACCTCTATAGGGGGATAGAGTGGGAAATGGGAACCACTGAGGCACTTAAGATCATCGAGTTCGTAAAGAAAGAGTTCGGGGTAGAAATTAGGAATGACTCTGGAGTAGGTATAAAACCTATATCCGAGTTCGCGACAAAGAGGCTTATGAGAAAGGCTTTACAATGGGCTATTAAGAACAAGATCCCGACTGTAACGATCATGCACAAAGGTAACATAATGAAATATACTGAAGGCGCCTTCATGAGATGGGCCTATGAAGTCGCCGTCAACGAGTTCAGGGATCACATTGTAACAGAAGATGAATTGCGGGATAAGTATAACTGGCAAATGCCGGAAGGGAAAATCGTAGTTAACGATAGAATAGCTGACAACATGCTCCAGCAGATAATAACAAGGCCTTGGGACTATAAGATGATTGTAGCGCCAAACATTAACGGAGACTATATAAGCGATGAGGCAAACGCTTTGGTTGGAGGAATTGGAATGGCCGCCGGTCTCAACGCAGGAGACGAGCAAGCAGTAGCAGAGCCGGTTCACGGAACAGCCCCCAAATACGCTGGTAAAGACGTAGCGAACCCCACAGCGGAACTCCTATCAATGAGCCATATGATAAGCCAACTCATGGACTGGAAGGAAGTAGGGCACCTAGTAGAGGAAGCACTCAGAAAAGCCATTAAAGACAAGAAAGTCACCCAGGATCTAACGAGACATATGCCCGGCGTCACACCGTTAAAAGCGAGCGAGTATACAGACGTGTTAACCGGATATATAGAGGAAATGGAACTCTAA